Proteins encoded within one genomic window of Anopheles gambiae chromosome 3, idAnoGambNW_F1_1, whole genome shotgun sequence:
- the LOC1275298 gene encoding uncharacterized protein LOC1275298 isoform X1 has translation MASPSYWRILTRRKVLSFDGSSEKLGRILNTFDLTALGVGATLGVGVYVLAGHVSKDQAGPSVVLSFLIAAAASFLAGLCYAEFGARVPKSGSAYIYSYVCIGEFMAFIIGWNLMLEYIIGSASVSRGLSLYIDTLANDTMKTRFLEVAPIEWDFMSSYFDFFAFTVAILLGIALAFGLKKSTMVNNAFTVLNLFIVLFVIIAGAIKADPENWRIKPENVSSLYNAGEGGFFPFGFEGTLRGAATCFFGFVGFDCIATTGEEVRNPRKAIPRAILCSLTIIFLAYFGVSTVLTLVWPYYKQDVNAPLPHVFNEIGWHFAKWIVAIGGIIGLVASLFGAMFPQPRIIYAMAQDGLIFRVLGEVSPRFKTPVFGTLCAAMLTGTLGGLFDLKALVNMLSIGTLMAYTVVAISILILRFSENPDPAIPSTSTRDPYESSNLLKARERVTGSAFFKQLFNLSCIRLPTNVSSSVVGVLVTIYCLLAIALSLTIFYAKDAIFYDMELWAWILFGVLLGLTLLVLLLISIQPRERADAPFRVPLVPLLPGISIFVNIYLMLMLDVYTWIRFGIWMGIGLVIYFTCVCCNKRAAKNPDVRVPHFPPVETTSEMGYRRNDDGEDDDHTADLENGSVTVTGSDLTVREHTNYPQQNGYYSQNLSTAISVETAEKEARMMELKPTHPTKEMIIAQTVVAAAGTVSVAEPEEEQRQMKQPRSNTSTPKSSFDEIIPLSEETVRGFKEKVEPNGKVYFVTQEEESGERRDEHKVVPLSSGESIEPVSITDEKETSRAIAFLDHILDDEDTLPSVEEGLSSGNYIPRTPNGDDESLASPVFREQSVIADIHRADDSIVEVQQEMPEADAEEPTSTSVNDHQPEEQKEVQDIKDDPDKETQPPTIVIASEDASTDVGSDKQKLKPRVMYIAGMGEDGAPAPKELTEEEQDYINFRAAEKERFMNRLSTLLINPVKAPLKRLQQPDETRLEEEQDYSARQEATVSVPPTVPGISRSTSEPSFVLLRNKLSHSNSPQESETDEPEVDRARSEYSSVVIPPAPKFDETLFNTIRAGSVIPGTPKSPIPAAPIFDPVLFNTLGKGKSQRASILPTEATPPTPLPTSAETPTEGQYYEVELKRLKPVPSSTTVLATTLKPRDEPTSPEPTTPSSSNPRDAFKSRLEKILLRGPLDATGRPKTLQPSMMAAVSEDNLQRPIGEQQPPASSTDSGLSMGSSSNSLAPATPRDAAKPRDESFRDRARGFDTAKKKQKLLFDDVLKSINPETRPSSIRNSVEHRVSFRNFKDGLRKTVPPKQFLPDA, from the exons ATGGCCAGTCCTTCGTATTGGCGCATTCTGACCCGCAGGAAAGTGCTCTCCTTCGATGGGAGCTCGGAAAAGCTGGGCCGGATACTGAATACCTTTGACCTCACGGCGCTCGGTGTGGGCGCCACGCTCGGTGTCGGTGTGTACGTGCTCGCTGGCCATGTCTCGAAGGATCAAGCTGGTCCGTCGGTCGTGCTGTCGTTTTTGATAGCTGCGGCGGCGTCCTTTCTGGCTG GGCTGTGCTACGCTGAGTTCGGAGCACGCGTCCCAAAGTCAGGATCGGCGTACATCTACAGTTACGTGTGCATCGGTGAGTTTATGGCGTTCATCATCGGCTGGAACCTGATGCTGGAGTACATCATCGGATCGGCGAGTGTGTCACGGGGCCTGAGTCTGTACATCGACACGCTGGCAAACGATACAATGAAGACGCGCTTCCTCGAGGTGGCGCCAATCGAGTGGGACTTTATGTCTAGCTACTTTGACTTTTTCGCCTTCACTGTCGCGATCTTGCTTGGCA TCGCACTGGCATTTGGCCTCAAAAAGTCTACCATGGTCAACAATGCCTTTACCGTGCTTAATCTCTTTATCGTGCTGTTCGTCATCATAGCGGGCGCCATTAAGGCTGATCCGGAAAACTGGCGCATAAAGCCGGAAAACGTGTCCAGCCTGTACAATGCGGGCGAGGGAGGCTTTTTCCCGTTCGGGTTCGAGGGAACGCTCCGCGGCGCTGCTACCTGTTTCTTTGGCTTCGTCGGGTTCGACTGCATTGCGACGACGGGCGAAGAAGTGCGCAATCCGCGTAAGGCAATCCCGCGAGCGATCCTGTGCTCGTTAACGATCATCTTCCTCGCCTACTTCGGTGTCTCCACGGTGCTAACGCTCGTTTGGCCGTACTACAAACAGGACGTTAACGCTCCGCTGCCGCACGTTTTCAACGAAATCGGTTGGCACTTTGCCAAATGGATTGTGGCCATCGGGGGTATCATCGGGCTGGTGGCAAGCTTGTTCGGGGCCATGTTTCCCCAGCCGCGCATCATCTACGCCATGGCACAGGACGGGCTGATCTTCCGGGTGCTGGGTGAGGTTAGTCCACGGTTTAAGACGCCCGTTTTTGGGACGCTTTGTGCAGCCATGCTTACCGGTACGCTGGGCGGCCTGTTCGATCTGAAAGCGTTGGTCAACATGCTGTCGATCGGAACGCTAATGGCGTACACGGTCGTAGCGATCTCGATACTCATTCTAAG ATTTTCCGAAAACCCCGATCCAGCTATTCCCTCTACCAGCACCCGAGACCCGTATGAGTCATCGAACCTACTGAAGGCACGTGAACGTGTTACGGGTTCCGCTTTCTTCAAGCAGCTGTTCAATCTGTCCTGCATTCGTTTACCGACGAACGTGTCCAGCAGTGTGGTCGGAGTGCTGGTGACAATCTACT GTCTACTGGCGATTGCACTTTCGCTCACGATCTTTTACGCAAAAGACGCTATCTTCTACGATATGGAACTGTGGGCCTGGATACTGTTCGGAGTACTGCTCGGTCTGACGCtgcttgtgctgctgctcatcTCGATACAGCCACGGGAAAGGGCGGATGCACCGTTTCGAGTGCCGCTAGTGCCGCTGCTACCGGGGATCAGTATTTTTGTGAACATTTatctgatgctgatgctggacGTCTACACCTGGATACGCTTTGGCATATGGATGGGAATTG GACTAGTTATCTACTTTACCTGCGTTTGCTGTAACAAGCGGGCAGCGAAAAATCCCGATGTGCGTGTACCACATTTCCCTCCCGTAGAGACCACTTCCGAAATGGGCTACCGAAggaatgatgatggtgaggaTGATGATCATACGGCAGATCTAGAAAATGGATCCGTAACAGTGACCGGCTCGGACCTTACTGTTCGCGAGCACACAAACTATCCACAGCAGAATGGGTACTATTCACAGAATCTAAGCACAGCCATATCGGTCGAAACAGCCGAAAAGGAAGCACGAATGATGGAACTGAAACCGACGCACCCCACAAAGGAGATGATCATTGCTCAGACCGTTGTAGCTGCTGCAGGTACTGTATCCGTGGCCGAGCCGGAAGAGGAGCAGCGTCAAATGAAACAACCGAGATCGAACACGTCAACACCAAAGAGTAGCTTCGATGAGATTATACCACTGTCCGAGGAAACGGTTCGTGGGTTTAAGGAAAAGGTTGAACCTAATGGGAAGGTTTACTTTGTGACACAGGAAGAAGAAAGTGGTGAACGTCGAGACGAACATAAAGTAGTGCCACTAAGTAGTGGGGAATCCATCGAACCTGTCTCGATAACGGACGAGAAGGAAACTTCCCGAGCGATCGCATTTTTAGATCACATACTAGACGATGAAGACACGCTACCTTCCGTTGAGGAAGGTCTCAGCTCGGGAAACTACATCCCCAGAACACCGAACGGTGATGATGAGTCGTTGGCTAGTCCCGTTTTTCGTGAGCAATCGGTCATTGCCGATATTCACCGGGCGGACGATAGTATCGTGGAAGTGCAACAGGAAATGCCTGAAGCCGATGCTGAAGAACCTACCTCTACCTCAGTCAACGATCACCAGCCAGAGGAACAGAAAGAAGTGCAAGATATCAAAGACGATCCGGATAAAGAAACGCAACCTCCTACGATAGTAATAGCTAGTGAAGATGCTTCCACCGATGTTGGAAGCGATAAGCAGAAGCTAAAGCCTCGTGTCATGTATATCGCGGGAATGGGAGAAGACGGAGCACCGGCACCGAAGGAGCTGACCGAAGAAGAGCAAGACTACATCAACTTCCGAGCGGCAGAGAAGGAACGGTTTATGAACCGGTTAAGCACGCTGCTCATTAATCCAGTTAAAGCACCTCTAAAGCGTCTACAGCAGCCGGATGAGACGCGGCTGGAAGAGGAGCAAGATTATTCCGCCCGACAAGAGGCCACGGTATCCGTGCCACCGACCGTACCGGGCATTAGCCGTTCCACCAGTGAACCGAGCTTCGTGCTGTTGCGAAACAAGCTAAGTCACTCTAACTCCCCGCAAGAAAGCGAAACGGACGAACCGGAAGTCGACCGGGCACGGTCCGAGTACAGCAGCGTGGTAATACCTCCCGCACCCAAGTTTGACGAAACGCTGTTCAACACTATCCGTGCCGGGTCGGTTATACCGGGCACACCGAAGAGTCCCATCCCGGCCGCTCCCATCTTCGATCCGGTGCTGTTCAACACGCTCGGCAAAGGAAAATCCCAACGAGCATCGATTCTCCCAACGGaagcaacaccaccaacaccgctCCCGACATCGGCTGAAACTCCCACCGAGGGACAATATTATGAAGTGGAGTTGAAAAGGCTGAAACCCGTACCCAGCTCCACGACCGTACTGGCCACCACTCTCAAACCACGCGATGAACCTACCAGCCCCGAACCGACTACACCATCCTCCTCTAATCCACGCGATGCTTTCAAATCGCGGCTGGAGAAGATTCTACTGCGTGGACCGCTGGACGCAACGGGTCGTCCGAAAACGTTGCAACCGAGCATGATGGCAGCGGTCAGTGAAGATAACCTTCAGCGACCAATTGGCGAACAGCAACCACCGGCATCCAGCACGGATTCGGGGCTCAGTATGGGTTCATCCAGCAATTCGCTAGCTCCCGCCACACCGCGGGATGCAGCAAAACCACGAGACGAAAGCTTCCGTGACCGGGCGCGCGGGTTCGATACGgcgaaaaagaaacagaagctCCTGTTCGATGACGTGCTCAAGTCGATCAATCCCGAGACGCGTCCAAGCAGCATACGCAACTCGGTCGAGCATCGGGTGTCGTTCCGCAACTTCAAGGACGGTCTCAGAAAAACGGTACCACCGAAACAGTTTCTGCCCGACGCGTAG
- the LOC1275298 gene encoding cationic amino acid transporter 2 isoform X2 produces the protein MASPSYWRILTRRKVLSFDGSSEKLGRILNTFDLTALGVGATLGVGVYVLAGHVSKDQAGPSVVLSFLIAAAASFLAGLCYAEFGARVPKSGSAYIYSYVCIGEFMAFIIGWNLMLEYIIGSASVSRGLSLYIDTLANDTMKTRFLEVAPIEWDFMSSYFDFFAFTVAILLGIALAFGLKKSTMVNNAFTVLNLFIVLFVIIAGAIKADPENWRIKPENVSSLYNAGEGGFFPFGFEGTLRGAATCFFGFVGFDCIATTGEEVRNPRKAIPRAILCSLTIIFLAYFGVSTVLTLVWPYYKQDVNAPLPHVFNEIGWHFAKWIVAIGGIIGLVASLFGAMFPQPRIIYAMAQDGLIFRVLGEVSPRFKTPVFGTLCAAMLTGTLGGLFDLKALVNMLSIGTLMAYTVVAISILILRFSENPDPAIPSTSTRDPYESSNLLKARERVTGSAFFKQLFNLSCIRLPTNVSSSVVGVLVTIYCLLAIALSLTIFYAKDAIFYDMELWAWILFGVLLGLTLLVLLLISIQPRERADAPFRVPLVPLLPGISIFVNIYLMLMLDVYTWIRFGIWMGIGLSLYAFYGFKNSYREVYASQFGWTKLKYVH, from the exons ATGGCCAGTCCTTCGTATTGGCGCATTCTGACCCGCAGGAAAGTGCTCTCCTTCGATGGGAGCTCGGAAAAGCTGGGCCGGATACTGAATACCTTTGACCTCACGGCGCTCGGTGTGGGCGCCACGCTCGGTGTCGGTGTGTACGTGCTCGCTGGCCATGTCTCGAAGGATCAAGCTGGTCCGTCGGTCGTGCTGTCGTTTTTGATAGCTGCGGCGGCGTCCTTTCTGGCTG GGCTGTGCTACGCTGAGTTCGGAGCACGCGTCCCAAAGTCAGGATCGGCGTACATCTACAGTTACGTGTGCATCGGTGAGTTTATGGCGTTCATCATCGGCTGGAACCTGATGCTGGAGTACATCATCGGATCGGCGAGTGTGTCACGGGGCCTGAGTCTGTACATCGACACGCTGGCAAACGATACAATGAAGACGCGCTTCCTCGAGGTGGCGCCAATCGAGTGGGACTTTATGTCTAGCTACTTTGACTTTTTCGCCTTCACTGTCGCGATCTTGCTTGGCA TCGCACTGGCATTTGGCCTCAAAAAGTCTACCATGGTCAACAATGCCTTTACCGTGCTTAATCTCTTTATCGTGCTGTTCGTCATCATAGCGGGCGCCATTAAGGCTGATCCGGAAAACTGGCGCATAAAGCCGGAAAACGTGTCCAGCCTGTACAATGCGGGCGAGGGAGGCTTTTTCCCGTTCGGGTTCGAGGGAACGCTCCGCGGCGCTGCTACCTGTTTCTTTGGCTTCGTCGGGTTCGACTGCATTGCGACGACGGGCGAAGAAGTGCGCAATCCGCGTAAGGCAATCCCGCGAGCGATCCTGTGCTCGTTAACGATCATCTTCCTCGCCTACTTCGGTGTCTCCACGGTGCTAACGCTCGTTTGGCCGTACTACAAACAGGACGTTAACGCTCCGCTGCCGCACGTTTTCAACGAAATCGGTTGGCACTTTGCCAAATGGATTGTGGCCATCGGGGGTATCATCGGGCTGGTGGCAAGCTTGTTCGGGGCCATGTTTCCCCAGCCGCGCATCATCTACGCCATGGCACAGGACGGGCTGATCTTCCGGGTGCTGGGTGAGGTTAGTCCACGGTTTAAGACGCCCGTTTTTGGGACGCTTTGTGCAGCCATGCTTACCGGTACGCTGGGCGGCCTGTTCGATCTGAAAGCGTTGGTCAACATGCTGTCGATCGGAACGCTAATGGCGTACACGGTCGTAGCGATCTCGATACTCATTCTAAG ATTTTCCGAAAACCCCGATCCAGCTATTCCCTCTACCAGCACCCGAGACCCGTATGAGTCATCGAACCTACTGAAGGCACGTGAACGTGTTACGGGTTCCGCTTTCTTCAAGCAGCTGTTCAATCTGTCCTGCATTCGTTTACCGACGAACGTGTCCAGCAGTGTGGTCGGAGTGCTGGTGACAATCTACT GTCTACTGGCGATTGCACTTTCGCTCACGATCTTTTACGCAAAAGACGCTATCTTCTACGATATGGAACTGTGGGCCTGGATACTGTTCGGAGTACTGCTCGGTCTGACGCtgcttgtgctgctgctcatcTCGATACAGCCACGGGAAAGGGCGGATGCACCGTTTCGAGTGCCGCTAGTGCCGCTGCTACCGGGGATCAGTATTTTTGTGAACATTTatctgatgctgatgctggacGTCTACACCTGGATACGCTTTGGCATATGGATGGGAATTG GATTGTCGCTGTACGCGTTCTATGGTTTCAAGAACAGCTATAGAGAAGTGTACGCCAGCCAGTTCGGGTGGACCAAGCTGAAGTACGTCCACTAG